One window of the Leptotrichia massiliensis genome contains the following:
- a CDS encoding pyridoxal-phosphate-dependent aminotransferase family protein, whose translation MSSKLLLTPGPTNIPEEYLEILGNDIIHHRTPEFRRIMKENNENLKKVFKTTNDVAILTSSGTGSMETAIVNFFSKGDKVLAINTGYFGDRFRKIAEIYGLNVINLQYEFGDSYNLDDVKKVIAENSDLKGILATHSETSVGILNNIKALGDLTNNTDILLVVDTISGLVVNDFDFDAWHIDVAIAGSQKAFLIPPGLAFVAVSDKAKKAMETSDLPKYYFDLKQYEKYFDANSETPYTPAIALILALNQSLKDLVKNGVESTIKQKHDLRKYVEEKAQKLGFELLVKNEENRTNTLISVYREGIVIKSIIAALEEKGYTVTGGKGKYAESLMRIGILGQISKEQIDDFFVIFEEELKKQL comes from the coding sequence ATGAGTTCAAAATTATTATTAACACCCGGGCCAACTAACATACCCGAAGAATATTTAGAAATTTTGGGAAATGATATTATTCATCACAGAACACCTGAATTTAGAAGAATTATGAAAGAAAACAACGAAAACTTGAAAAAAGTCTTTAAAACAACAAATGATGTAGCTATACTTACTTCATCTGGAACAGGCTCAATGGAAACTGCCATTGTAAATTTCTTTTCAAAAGGAGATAAAGTTTTAGCAATAAATACTGGATATTTTGGAGACAGATTTAGAAAAATTGCTGAAATTTATGGTTTAAATGTAATCAATTTACAATATGAATTTGGGGACAGCTATAATCTAGACGATGTAAAGAAAGTTATTGCTGAAAACTCTGATTTAAAAGGAATTCTAGCAACTCATAGTGAAACTTCAGTTGGAATTTTAAATAATATAAAAGCACTTGGAGATTTAACAAACAATACTGATATTTTATTAGTTGTTGATACAATTAGTGGACTTGTAGTAAATGATTTTGATTTTGATGCTTGGCATATTGATGTAGCAATCGCAGGAAGCCAAAAAGCATTTTTAATACCACCAGGACTTGCTTTTGTTGCTGTAAGTGACAAGGCAAAAAAAGCTATGGAAACGTCTGATTTGCCAAAATACTATTTTGATTTAAAACAATATGAAAAATATTTTGACGCTAACTCAGAAACACCGTATACTCCAGCAATCGCTTTAATTTTAGCATTAAATCAATCGCTAAAAGACTTAGTTAAAAATGGAGTTGAAAGCACAATTAAACAAAAACACGATTTAAGAAAATATGTTGAAGAAAAAGCACAAAAATTAGGATTTGAACTATTAGTAAAAAATGAAGAAAATAGAACAAATACATTAATTTCAGTATATAGAGAAGGAATTGTTATAAAATCAATTATTGCCGCTCTTGAAGAAAAAGGATACACTGTTACAGGTGGAAAAGGTAAATATGCTGAAAGTCTTATGAGAATTGGAATTTTAGGACAAATTTCAAAAGAGCAAATTGATGACTTCTTTGTAATCTTTGAAGAAGAATTAAAAAAACAATTATAA